Proteins encoded in a region of the Desulfurococcus sp. genome:
- a CDS encoding CDC48 family AAA ATPase, translating to MSSQRKAEKSVKLRVGEAKQRDVGRKIARIDRGVMEKLGITPGDFVEIIGPKGSEIVKAWQAYPEDEGSGLVRVDGYVRGKIGVSLGDYVTVRPISVEPATRVVLAPVHKLFVYGDLTYYVREKILGQPVKRGDIVEIPVYGMLIRFSVINTQPSTVVYVTERTQIDVRNEPVSPGVLTEGIPRVTWEDIGDLEEVKQKIREIVELPMKYPELFEHLGIEPPKGILLYGPPGTGKTLLAKALANEIGAFFVTINGPEIMSKFYGESEERLRKIFEEAQANAPAVIFIDEIDSIAPKREEVTGEVEKRVVAQLLTLMDGLKERGRVIVIGATNRPDALDPALRRPGRFDREIEIPMPDKRARREILAVHTRNMPLAENVDLDKIAEMTHGYTGADIAMLAKEAAMYALRRFMREEGVEIEKGQLLPAEKLEKLKVTMEDFMAAMRDVQPSLIREVLVEVPNVRWDDIGGLEEVKQELREAVEWPMKYPQVFEKMNVEPPKGILLFGPPGTGKTLLAKAVATESGANFIAIRGPEVLSKWVGESEKAIRQIFRRARMVAPSVVFFDEIDSIASSRGVDPSGVIDRIVNQLLTELDGIQPLRKVVVLAATNRPDLLDPALLRPGRFDRLIYVPPPDQRTRLNIFKVHTRKMPLSEDVNLEELARKTEGYTGADIAAVCREAAMIALREKYAESGSLEAVKVSYKHFLKALEKIPPSLSRSDIEMYENLARELKRISGSGPYRKVSLTYG from the coding sequence ATGAGCAGCCAGAGGAAAGCTGAAAAGTCTGTTAAGCTTAGAGTAGGTGAGGCTAAGCAGAGAGATGTAGGTAGAAAGATAGCTAGGATTGATAGAGGAGTTATGGAGAAGCTAGGGATAACACCAGGAGACTTCGTTGAGATTATAGGGCCGAAGGGAAGCGAGATCGTGAAAGCCTGGCAGGCGTACCCGGAGGACGAGGGATCCGGGCTTGTAAGGGTCGACGGCTACGTGAGAGGGAAGATCGGGGTTTCACTAGGAGACTACGTGACTGTAAGACCCATCTCGGTGGAGCCTGCTACTAGGGTAGTCCTCGCCCCCGTCCACAAGTTGTTTGTTTACGGGGATTTAACATACTATGTTAGAGAGAAGATACTAGGTCAGCCGGTTAAGAGAGGAGATATAGTAGAGATCCCGGTTTACGGAATGCTTATAAGGTTCTCTGTAATCAACACTCAGCCTTCAACAGTAGTATACGTCACAGAGCGCACGCAGATCGATGTTAGAAACGAGCCTGTCAGCCCTGGAGTGCTCACTGAAGGTATCCCAAGGGTTACATGGGAGGATATAGGAGACCTCGAGGAGGTTAAACAGAAGATAAGAGAGATAGTAGAGCTCCCCATGAAGTACCCGGAGCTCTTCGAGCATCTCGGTATCGAGCCGCCGAAGGGTATACTACTCTACGGGCCACCAGGCACAGGTAAGACACTGCTAGCTAAAGCCCTAGCAAACGAGATAGGAGCATTCTTTGTTACAATTAATGGCCCGGAGATAATGAGTAAGTTCTACGGGGAATCCGAGGAGAGGTTAAGAAAGATATTCGAGGAGGCTCAAGCGAATGCTCCTGCAGTAATATTCATTGATGAAATAGATAGCATAGCACCTAAACGCGAGGAGGTGACAGGCGAGGTTGAGAAGAGAGTTGTAGCCCAGCTGCTCACTCTAATGGATGGATTAAAGGAGAGAGGGAGAGTTATAGTCATTGGAGCTACGAATAGACCTGACGCTCTAGACCCGGCTTTAAGAAGACCTGGTAGATTCGATAGAGAGATAGAGATACCAATGCCTGATAAACGAGCTAGGAGAGAGATACTAGCTGTACACACAAGGAACATGCCGCTAGCTGAGAACGTCGACTTAGATAAGATAGCTGAGATGACCCATGGATACACCGGCGCAGACATCGCAATGCTAGCTAAGGAGGCTGCAATGTACGCTTTAAGGAGATTCATGAGAGAAGAAGGCGTGGAAATTGAGAAGGGACAGCTACTACCAGCCGAGAAGCTTGAGAAGTTAAAGGTGACAATGGAGGACTTCATGGCTGCAATGAGAGATGTCCAGCCTTCACTCATCAGAGAGGTCCTCGTAGAAGTCCCTAATGTACGCTGGGATGACATAGGCGGCTTAGAGGAGGTTAAGCAGGAGCTACGTGAAGCGGTTGAGTGGCCTATGAAGTATCCTCAAGTATTCGAGAAGATGAATGTAGAGCCACCTAAAGGCATACTTCTATTTGGCCCGCCAGGCACAGGTAAAACACTACTAGCTAAAGCAGTTGCCACCGAGAGCGGCGCTAACTTCATAGCTATCAGGGGGCCCGAGGTGCTAAGCAAGTGGGTTGGAGAGTCGGAGAAAGCTATTAGACAGATATTCAGGAGGGCTAGAATGGTTGCTCCATCAGTTGTATTCTTCGATGAAATAGACAGCATAGCTAGTAGTAGAGGAGTAGACCCCAGCGGCGTCATAGACAGGATCGTCAACCAGCTGCTGACAGAACTAGATGGCATCCAGCCTTTAAGGAAAGTCGTGGTTCTCGCTGCAACTAATAGACCCGACCTACTCGACCCAGCACTACTAAGGCCGGGTAGATTCGACCGCTTAATCTACGTGCCGCCACCAGACCAGAGGACCAGGCTCAATATATTCAAAGTACACACTAGAAAAATGCCGTTAAGTGAAGACGTGAACCTCGAGGAGCTAGCAAGGAAGACTGAAGGGTATACTGGTGCTGACATAGCAGCAGTCTGCAGGGAGGCTGCAATGATAGCTTTAAGAGAGAAGTACGCTGAGTCAGGAAGCCTTGAAGCCGTTAAGGTAAGCTACAAGCACTTCCTGAAAGCACTTGAGAAGATACCTCCATCACTAAGCAGGAGCGATATAGAGATGTATGAGAATCTAGCTAGAGAGCTGAAGAGGATCAGTGGAAGCGGGCCCTATAGGAAGGTATCCCTGACGTACGGGTAG
- a CDS encoding tRNA(Met) cytidine acetyltransferase TmcA: MGKTSIPASFLKFLTQLGRVEELLLRYRIRGMVVISGSNPKKLAALTVRLISFYVKRRRKLTNSREEITGLYVYHDEFNDAVELRSIVENGVKDLKNVDFQFTVYEKSDRYLGTTVSILVMDLTHDLKPNDLGRLVGIVEGGGLVIFLTPPWDEWDTAKTIFKMNLTVPQYPEPRHIFIKWVKKHLLEFEGIGIYDSDKDKVLKRIELKSEYKPYERSITLPKDTFFPREVYEHALTMDQVSVLGIMEKLYEKPEPGKKRVFVLTADRGRGKSCAIGIGAVGLVHLLRRVKPKPRVLVTAPEPSNIQSLMTLAMKVLDKLGYKYEVIKKGGDIIELRGERFSIEYWEPIAIPKIKGDIVVVDEAAGIPVPLLYKIWESHRRLVFSSTIHGYEGAGRGFSVRFLKRIKSDANTILYEYEMKEPIRYNYNDPIENWQFKTLLLDAEPAELDEADLESVRKGDLIYVKYEPEDLFNREEELRQLFGIYVLAHYRNEPDDLGMIADAPHHVVRAVKTRTGKIVCAVQIAFEGPIEREVAVELLKGSRIPGNIIPDRFLKHLRYVDFAETRGWRIVRIATHPAVQGMGIGSWALSRIKEEAMELGLDWVGSGFGVSGQLLKFWVKNGYIPVHISPDRNPVSGEYTILVLQPISEKAREMVEKARGEFKLKLLNSLFINYRELEPEIALILLDTEPFLYREKPKGFLTPVALDRLWTYCLGPMTFEAAPDLMFKIARLHWLLSPEARPKLTRQQEIVLLTRALQSLSWDEIHEITRIPVKELQREGHEIACIYFRYLTGLDPDEYTPGVTDYHYELNESSL; the protein is encoded by the coding sequence TTGGGTAAAACATCTATTCCAGCATCGTTTCTAAAGTTTCTCACACAGCTTGGTAGAGTTGAAGAATTACTCTTAAGGTACCGTATAAGGGGAATGGTGGTTATATCAGGGTCCAACCCAAAGAAGCTTGCAGCCCTTACAGTAAGACTTATATCTTTCTACGTTAAGAGGAGGCGTAAGCTCACTAACAGTAGAGAGGAGATCACAGGGCTCTACGTATACCACGATGAATTCAATGATGCAGTTGAACTACGCAGTATCGTGGAGAACGGGGTTAAAGACTTAAAGAACGTGGACTTCCAGTTCACAGTATACGAGAAGAGCGACAGGTATCTGGGCACTACAGTCTCTATTCTAGTCATGGATTTAACACACGACTTAAAGCCAAACGACCTTGGAAGGCTGGTAGGTATAGTAGAAGGAGGAGGACTAGTAATCTTTCTCACGCCTCCATGGGATGAATGGGATACTGCAAAGACGATCTTCAAGATGAATCTTACTGTACCACAATACCCTGAACCCCGCCACATCTTCATTAAATGGGTTAAAAAGCACCTACTGGAGTTCGAGGGCATTGGAATCTACGATTCAGATAAAGATAAAGTCCTGAAGAGAATAGAGTTGAAGAGCGAGTACAAGCCTTATGAGAGAAGTATAACCCTGCCAAAGGATACCTTTTTCCCTAGAGAGGTATACGAGCATGCTTTAACCATGGATCAAGTTAGTGTACTAGGGATCATGGAGAAGCTGTACGAGAAGCCTGAGCCAGGTAAGAAGAGAGTCTTCGTCCTCACAGCTGACAGGGGGAGAGGTAAGAGCTGCGCTATAGGTATAGGTGCTGTTGGATTAGTGCACTTACTGAGAAGAGTTAAGCCTAAGCCGCGCGTGCTGGTGACAGCGCCTGAACCAAGTAATATCCAGTCTCTTATGACGCTCGCCATGAAGGTTCTAGATAAGCTGGGATACAAGTACGAGGTGATCAAGAAAGGAGGAGATATAATAGAGCTAAGAGGAGAACGATTTAGCATTGAGTACTGGGAGCCAATAGCTATACCTAAGATTAAAGGTGATATAGTAGTAGTAGATGAAGCAGCCGGTATACCCGTGCCATTACTATATAAGATCTGGGAATCCCATAGAAGACTAGTCTTCTCTTCAACAATACACGGATATGAGGGGGCTGGAAGAGGCTTCTCTGTAAGATTCCTTAAGAGAATTAAGAGTGATGCAAATACGATTCTATACGAGTATGAAATGAAGGAGCCTATAAGATACAACTACAATGACCCTATTGAGAACTGGCAGTTCAAGACACTACTCTTAGACGCCGAGCCAGCGGAGTTAGATGAAGCAGACTTGGAGAGTGTTAGAAAAGGGGATCTAATCTACGTGAAATACGAGCCCGAGGATCTCTTTAACAGAGAGGAGGAGCTTAGACAGCTCTTCGGAATATATGTTCTAGCACACTACCGTAATGAACCTGATGATTTAGGCATGATAGCAGACGCCCCCCACCACGTTGTTAGAGCAGTGAAGACTAGGACGGGTAAAATAGTATGCGCGGTTCAAATAGCTTTCGAGGGACCTATTGAGAGGGAGGTGGCAGTAGAGTTACTAAAAGGGTCAAGGATCCCTGGTAACATTATACCGGATAGATTCCTCAAGCATTTAAGATACGTGGATTTCGCTGAAACTAGAGGATGGCGTATAGTTAGGATTGCAACACATCCAGCTGTCCAAGGAATGGGTATTGGTAGCTGGGCTTTAAGCAGGATTAAGGAGGAAGCGATGGAACTAGGATTAGACTGGGTTGGCTCAGGATTCGGGGTTAGCGGGCAACTACTGAAGTTCTGGGTTAAAAACGGGTATATACCAGTTCACATAAGTCCTGATAGAAACCCTGTTAGCGGCGAGTACACTATACTAGTACTCCAGCCGATCAGCGAGAAAGCGAGAGAGATGGTTGAGAAGGCTAGAGGGGAGTTTAAGCTTAAGCTGCTTAACAGTCTCTTCATAAATTACAGGGAGCTTGAACCTGAGATAGCATTGATACTCCTGGATACCGAGCCCTTCTTATACCGTGAGAAGCCTAAAGGCTTTCTAACACCAGTGGCATTAGACCGCTTGTGGACCTACTGCCTTGGACCTATGACATTCGAAGCTGCACCCGACTTAATGTTCAAGATAGCGAGACTCCACTGGCTGCTAAGCCCTGAAGCGAGGCCAAAGCTGACTAGACAGCAGGAGATAGTGCTGCTCACCAGGGCACTGCAGTCACTCTCATGGGATGAAATCCATGAGATAACACGTATACCGGTAAAAGAACTCCAGAGAGAAGGCCATGAGATCGCCTGTATATACTTCAGGTATCTGACCGGCTTAGACCCCGATGAGTACACTCCAGGTGTCACCGACTACCATTATGAATTAAATGAAAGCAGCCTTTAA
- a CDS encoding L-threonylcarbamoyladenylate synthase: MATMTVVLETDALNPDIRVIEEGARILLRGGLVAFPTETVYGLGAVAFFEKSVSKVFEVKKRPPDNPLIIHISSMEMLEKVAVKIPEDAFKLAERLWPGPLTLVLPRHPSVPKITTGGLDTVAVRMPAHPVALKLIELTGYPIAAPSANLSGRPSPTTAEHVLRDLEGRIDAIIDAGETFLGVESTVLNILEDPPVLLRPGAFPVEDIERILGKKIHIPVFARGYTQAEIALAPGMKYRHYAPEAPLILVEATEESPELIARKVISALRSHAPASSDICIIASSETRCFYEQLEGVREVFTIGSRRNLYEVARNLFKILRSTDEAGCRVVVVEGFPETGIGLAVMNRLRKASSLIIR, encoded by the coding sequence ATGGCTACCATGACAGTAGTCTTAGAGACTGATGCACTTAACCCTGATATAAGAGTGATCGAAGAAGGAGCTAGGATTCTACTTAGAGGGGGGCTAGTCGCGTTTCCGACGGAGACCGTCTACGGGCTTGGAGCAGTAGCCTTCTTCGAGAAATCCGTCTCTAAAGTTTTTGAGGTGAAGAAGAGACCCCCCGACAACCCGTTAATAATACACATCTCTTCCATGGAGATGCTTGAAAAAGTCGCTGTAAAGATACCTGAGGATGCATTCAAGCTAGCTGAGAGGCTTTGGCCTGGCCCTTTAACCCTCGTGCTTCCTCGGCATCCCTCAGTACCCAAGATAACCACTGGAGGATTAGATACTGTTGCAGTAAGGATGCCCGCTCACCCTGTAGCGTTAAAGCTCATAGAATTAACAGGCTACCCCATCGCTGCGCCAAGTGCTAATCTATCAGGTAGGCCGAGCCCCACTACCGCTGAACACGTATTAAGGGATCTCGAGGGTAGGATTGACGCTATCATAGATGCCGGGGAGACATTTCTAGGTGTTGAATCAACAGTGTTAAATATTCTAGAGGATCCCCCAGTACTCCTCCGTCCAGGCGCATTCCCCGTAGAGGATATCGAGAGAATTCTAGGCAAGAAGATACATATCCCAGTATTTGCTAGAGGGTATACGCAGGCTGAGATAGCATTAGCTCCAGGCATGAAGTACAGGCATTACGCTCCTGAAGCCCCTCTAATCCTAGTTGAAGCTACAGAGGAGTCCCCAGAGCTCATAGCTCGTAAGGTAATTAGCGCTCTGAGAAGCCATGCACCTGCTTCAAGCGATATCTGCATTATAGCGTCATCTGAAACCCGATGTTTCTACGAGCAACTAGAAGGTGTTAGAGAAGTATTCACTATAGGCTCGAGGAGGAATCTCTACGAGGTCGCTAGGAACCTCTTCAAGATTCTCAGGAGTACTGATGAAGCTGGATGCAGAGTAGTTGTAGTAGAAGGGTTCCCTGAAACAGGGATTGGGCTAGCAGTCATGAACAGGCTTAGAAAAGCCTCCTCCCTGATCATACGTTAA
- a CDS encoding UbiX family flavin prenyltransferase — translation MPDPSLIVALTGASGIIYALRLLENIELARSRYRMVYVVYTSSAEEVALIEENVDLKAYLKSVKGVNAVFHESELSSEIASSSNLVNASMVIVPASMNTVSKIANGIQDNLVTRVANAVIRLRNRLIVVFRETPLSAIDLFNLYKLSVHGAIILPASPGFYIKPRSIDDLVNFIVGKIFDALGVEHNLYRRYTRETT, via the coding sequence ATGCCTGACCCCTCATTGATCGTAGCTTTAACCGGTGCCAGCGGCATTATCTACGCTTTAAGACTCCTCGAGAACATAGAGCTAGCTAGAAGCAGGTATAGAATGGTTTACGTAGTATATACTTCTAGTGCTGAAGAAGTCGCTTTGATAGAAGAGAACGTGGATTTAAAAGCCTACCTTAAGAGCGTGAAGGGTGTTAACGCTGTATTTCATGAGAGCGAGTTATCCTCTGAAATAGCTAGCAGCAGCAACCTAGTGAATGCGAGTATGGTTATTGTTCCTGCATCAATGAATACTGTAAGTAAGATAGCTAATGGTATCCAGGATAATCTTGTGACTAGAGTAGCCAATGCTGTAATCCGCTTGAGAAACAGGCTGATAGTAGTCTTTAGGGAGACACCTCTCTCCGCAATAGACCTCTTCAACCTCTACAAGCTATCGGTACATGGTGCCATAATCCTCCCTGCATCACCCGGCTTCTACATTAAGCCTAGAAGTATAGATGACCTAGTGAACTTCATTGTAGGAAAGATATTTGATGCCCTGGGTGTTGAGCACAATCTCTACAGGAGGTATACGAGGGAGACTACCTGA
- a CDS encoding DUF47 domain-containing protein, with the protein MSEEPAAGSIAELTAMEQLSNMVLLIREQVSMLASMLEHYGGDSNLEETYEEMRLNKHKGEEMKIMLMEYLVRNSEVMMYSRSYIEMVRVADRFIQHADSVAYRLLVAYKNNVKINSHLLETLRSMIQDIRQQVELARSAFAKLPSYPRKAIEDVEGILKLEEDVDRIFRESIFKVYEEYSSSVSGLMVLKDLIEYVEELSDLLKYLGEEIRYLALVKTALK; encoded by the coding sequence ATGAGCGAGGAGCCAGCAGCAGGCTCGATTGCCGAGTTAACAGCTATGGAGCAGTTGAGTAACATGGTGCTCTTGATCAGAGAGCAGGTTTCAATGCTTGCATCAATGCTTGAACACTACGGCGGGGACTCAAACCTCGAGGAAACGTATGAGGAGATGAGGCTGAATAAGCATAAGGGTGAAGAAATGAAGATAATGCTAATGGAGTACTTGGTAAGGAACAGCGAAGTCATGATGTACTCAAGGAGCTATATTGAAATGGTTAGAGTCGCAGATAGATTCATCCAGCACGCTGACAGCGTTGCCTACAGGCTACTTGTAGCATACAAGAACAACGTGAAGATAAATAGTCATCTCCTGGAAACCCTACGCTCAATGATACAGGATATTAGGCAGCAGGTAGAGCTGGCGAGAAGCGCGTTCGCAAAGCTCCCCTCGTACCCCAGGAAGGCCATAGAGGATGTTGAAGGCATATTGAAGCTCGAGGAAGATGTTGACAGGATATTCAGGGAGTCTATATTCAAGGTTTACGAGGAGTATTCAAGCTCAGTGTCAGGATTAATGGTTCTAAAAGACCTGATCGAGTATGTTGAAGAGCTCAGCGACCTCTTAAAGTATCTAGGTGAGGAGATACGATACCTGGCTCTAGTGAAGACAGCACTGAAGTAA
- the endA gene encoding tRNA-intron lyase: protein MPGSSEDSTEVNPLECRGYVLYNRVVIPDFSCARKIYWNGYYGSFLGVSKPRDESITAPLELSLIEALYLVEEKRLKVLYEGSILNAEDVRRLGVERVPRFIELYAVYRDLREKKLIPRRGLKFGCDYLVYRRGPGVDHAPFGVQVYRAEEHVDPIELVRMGRLLHSVRKNLVIAIYTGSSVLYHMLEWWKP, encoded by the coding sequence ATACCTGGCTCTAGTGAAGACAGCACTGAAGTAAATCCTCTTGAATGCCGAGGCTACGTCCTTTATAATCGTGTTGTAATCCCAGACTTCTCCTGTGCTAGAAAAATCTACTGGAACGGCTACTACGGTTCATTCCTAGGTGTCTCCAAGCCTAGGGATGAAAGCATCACGGCACCCTTAGAGCTCTCACTCATAGAAGCCCTCTACCTAGTTGAGGAGAAGCGGTTAAAAGTACTGTATGAGGGGTCTATTCTTAACGCTGAAGACGTCCGCCGGCTGGGTGTTGAGAGAGTCCCGAGATTCATAGAACTCTACGCTGTCTACAGGGATCTACGTGAGAAGAAGCTTATACCTCGGAGAGGACTGAAGTTCGGATGTGACTACCTAGTTTACAGGCGGGGGCCCGGCGTAGATCATGCACCATTCGGGGTTCAAGTCTACAGGGCTGAAGAACACGTGGATCCCATAGAGCTTGTTAGAATGGGGAGGCTTCTACACTCTGTGCGAAAGAACCTCGTGATAGCTATCTATACTGGTAGCAGCGTGCTCTACCACATGCTTGAATGGTGGAAGCCTTAG
- a CDS encoding radical SAM protein, with translation MRILVVDALARSTGRRYSTFDAVGAGPRVIAGMLQERYDSMLLPYERVMADKSILAGFDYVFVSVMSSDIGALWKLVKRAKSANPSVKITVGGPASFEYSRLLDISGVDYVIVGEAEIPLKQFMECVMEDKCSARSVPALAFKDSGVAYLTSSHVHTPRDVLSSVKPWVMVDKSLEHPQIYRIYVEVVRGCSNYSRPMVRSYGLNCIFCGNCRSTDNLKRLECPANIPPGCGFCSVPSMFGPARSRSISSIVEEIEELLEHGARRIVLSAPDFLDYGRDLLVKEPLTNPCNPPANVEAIEDLLSSLQGLKKVSEGRAVVMIENIKACLVSEEVAEVLGRYLKDTTVHIGLETGNDVYNSRVLGKPISVAHVLNAVRLLRRHGLRPYVYLMHSLPLASRKVYEDTIKVVGELEESGVEKVTLYKYTPLPHTAFSGIPPSTRGVEEYIERLKEVVARLNRRTKEKMLGAHIEAYIMLSEGRLYGYPVRHGPVVFLGPARRPGLNGCLAVVEVIGTGERYVKGKIVRIKECP, from the coding sequence ATGCGGATACTAGTTGTAGATGCTTTAGCTAGATCCACTGGTAGAAGGTACTCTACTTTCGATGCAGTGGGGGCTGGGCCTAGAGTTATTGCAGGCATGCTTCAAGAGAGATATGATTCCATGCTTCTACCCTACGAGAGAGTTATGGCTGATAAAAGCATTCTAGCTGGATTCGACTACGTTTTTGTATCTGTGATGAGCAGCGATATCGGAGCCTTATGGAAGCTTGTAAAGCGTGCTAAATCAGCTAATCCATCAGTAAAGATCACGGTTGGAGGGCCTGCTAGCTTCGAGTACTCGAGACTCCTCGATATTAGTGGAGTCGACTACGTTATAGTTGGTGAAGCCGAGATACCGTTAAAACAGTTCATGGAATGCGTGATGGAGGATAAATGTAGTGCGAGGAGTGTTCCAGCTCTCGCTTTTAAAGATAGTGGTGTAGCATACCTAACAAGCAGTCATGTACACACTCCCAGAGATGTACTCTCAAGCGTGAAGCCCTGGGTCATGGTTGACAAGAGCTTAGAGCACCCTCAAATCTACAGGATATATGTTGAAGTAGTAAGAGGATGCAGCAACTACTCGAGACCCATGGTAAGAAGCTACGGCTTAAACTGTATTTTCTGTGGCAACTGCAGGAGCACCGATAACTTAAAGCGCTTAGAGTGCCCTGCGAACATACCACCTGGATGCGGGTTCTGTAGTGTTCCATCAATGTTCGGGCCAGCTAGATCCAGAAGCATCTCTAGCATTGTAGAGGAGATTGAAGAACTCCTAGAGCATGGCGCGCGAAGAATAGTTTTGAGTGCCCCTGACTTCCTGGACTATGGAAGAGACCTGCTGGTGAAAGAACCGCTCACTAATCCTTGCAACCCGCCAGCTAATGTAGAAGCTATCGAGGATCTACTCTCGAGTCTTCAAGGATTGAAGAAGGTCTCTGAGGGTAGAGCTGTAGTCATGATCGAGAACATTAAAGCTTGCCTTGTCAGTGAGGAGGTTGCCGAAGTATTAGGCAGGTATTTGAAGGATACCACAGTACATATAGGCTTAGAGACAGGTAATGATGTCTATAACTCCAGGGTGCTAGGAAAGCCTATAAGTGTAGCACACGTACTAAACGCTGTTAGACTTCTAAGGAGACACGGTCTAAGACCATACGTATACTTAATGCACAGCCTACCTCTAGCTAGCAGGAAGGTTTACGAGGATACAATTAAGGTTGTCGGGGAGCTCGAAGAGAGCGGTGTTGAGAAGGTGACACTCTACAAGTATACGCCACTACCGCATACAGCGTTCTCAGGTATCCCGCCTAGTACTAGGGGTGTTGAAGAATACATTGAGAGATTGAAGGAGGTTGTAGCTAGACTAAACAGGAGAACTAAAGAGAAGATGCTGGGAGCTCATATTGAAGCATACATCATGTTAAGTGAAGGCAGGCTCTACGGGTATCCTGTAAGACACGGCCCTGTGGTCTTCCTCGGGCCGGCGAGAAGACCGGGCTTGAATGGGTGTCTGGCCGTGGTTGAGGTGATAGGTACAGGCGAGAGATACGTGAAGGGGAAGATTGTAAGGATTAAAGAGTGTCCTTAA